One segment of Caldisericum sp. DNA contains the following:
- a CDS encoding ABC-2 family transporter protein, whose product MKKRVTFKPNQFKIEKYLEVMKVSFLSSFTYKGDILITLLDLSTFLFIFCFLWKAVFSSGNAKIENFTYTKMVWYYALIFSLEFSASKFRKRASALIHSGDIANFLTKPLSYSLYLLSDSLGLSLFNFIVCFPSALLIAFGFTLRVGFTVEGFLSFIVLGFLGLTLDTLIAIAINLLAFWVEDVKPILFVYIDLLYILGGQAVPLDVMPKIVQQISLYTPLRLSFYSPANVCINFELGFFLHTLTDTLISIFIILTIISLEFFIGSRRLSINGG is encoded by the coding sequence ATGAAGAAAAGGGTAACTTTCAAACCTAATCAGTTCAAAATAGAAAAATATCTTGAAGTGATGAAAGTTTCTTTCTTATCTTCTTTTACTTACAAGGGTGATATTTTAATAACTCTGTTAGATTTGTCCACTTTTCTTTTTATATTTTGCTTTCTCTGGAAAGCCGTATTCTCTTCGGGGAATGCCAAAATAGAAAATTTCACTTATACAAAGATGGTCTGGTATTACGCATTAATATTTTCTCTTGAATTTTCAGCCTCAAAATTTAGGAAAAGGGCAAGCGCTCTCATACACTCAGGAGATATAGCAAACTTTCTTACAAAACCGCTTTCCTATTCTCTATATCTTCTTTCTGATTCTCTTGGTTTATCCTTATTTAATTTCATTGTATGTTTTCCTTCCGCACTTTTAATTGCATTTGGTTTTACCTTGAGAGTAGGATTCACGGTTGAGGGGTTCTTATCGTTCATTGTTTTGGGATTTCTTGGGCTTACGCTTGACACACTTATTGCAATAGCTATTAATCTCCTTGCCTTTTGGGTTGAAGATGTAAAACCAATTCTTTTTGTTTATATTGATTTACTTTACATACTTGGCGGACAAGCCGTTCCACTTGATGTAATGCCAAAAATCGTTCAACAAATTTCTCTATACACTCCTCTCAGACTTTCTTTTTACAGTCCTGCAAATGTTTGCATTAATTTTGAATTGGGATTTTTCCTTCATACATTAACGGATACTTTGATCTCAATTTTCATAATACTCACCATAATATCCTTAGAATTCTTCATTGGTTCAAGGAGGCTCTCAATTAATGGAGGTTAA